Proteins encoded by one window of Salvia splendens isolate huo1 chromosome 14, SspV2, whole genome shotgun sequence:
- the LOC121765544 gene encoding pyruvate dehydrogenase E1 component subunit beta-1, mitochondrial-like, which yields MLGLLRSKVACRANHAWGLEQGLRAIASRAFSSSAKETMTVRDALNSALDEEMSADPKVYVMGEEVGEYQGAYKITKGLLDKYGPERVLDTPITEAGFAGIGVGSAYYGLKPVIEFMTFNFSMQAIDHIINSAAKSNYMSAGQISVPIVFRGPNGAAAGVGAQHSQCYAAWFGAIPGLKVLTPYSSEDARGLLKAAIRDPDPVVFLENELLYGESFPVSAEVLDSSFCLPIGKAKIEREGKDVTITAFSKIVGSALQAADILAKDGISAEVINLRSIRPLDRAAINASVRKTNRLVTVEEGFPQHGVGAEICASVLEDSFEYLDAAVERISGADVPMPYAANLERMAVPQVEDIVRAAKRACYRSTALAATA from the exons ATGTTGGGACTTTTGAGGAGCAAAGTTGCCTGCCGAGCCAATCATGCTTGG GGTTTGGAGCAAGGACTTCGAGCGATTGCATCTAGGGCTTTTTCGTCTTCAGCAAAGGAG ACGATGACAGTTCGTGATGCTTTAAACTCGGCCCTTGATGAAGAGATGTCAGCTGATCCGAAAGTCTATGTTATGGGTGAAGAG GTTGGCGAGTATCAGGGTGCATATAAG ATTACAAAAGGGCTTCTTGACAAGTATGGTCCTGAGAGGGTGCTGGATACACCCATCACTGAG GCTGGGTTCGCTGGAATTGGAGTTGGTTCAGCATATTACGGTCTAAAGCCCGTAATTGAGTTCATGACATTCAACTTCTCAATGCAG GCCATTGATCACATTATTAATTCTGCTGCAAAATCAAATTACATGTCCGCTGGTCAAATATCAGTGCCCATAGTTTTCAGAGGCCCAAATGGTGCTGCTGCTGGTGTAGGGGCTCAACATTCTCAG TGCTATGCAGCATGGTTCGGTGCAATCCCAGGGCTAAAGGTACTAACTCCTTATTCATCAGAAGATGCTCGTGGTCTGCTTAAGGCTGCAATAAGGGATCCAGATCCCGTTGTCTTCCTGGAAAATGAGTTGCT GTATGGTGAATCATTTCCTGTTTCAGCTGAAGTCCTCGACTCCAGTTTCTGCCTTCCTATTGGGAAAGCCAAG ATAGAACGAGAAGGAAAGGATGTAACTATTACTGCTTTCTCGAAGATAGTTGGCTCTGCTCTTCAG GCTGCTGACATTCTTGCAAAAGATGGAATCAGTGCTGAG GTGATAAATCTTCGCTCAATCCGCCCTCTTGATAGAGCTGCGATAAATGCTTCGGTTAGGAAAACAAACAGGCTGGTGACTGTTGAGGAAGGATTCCCTCAACATGGTGTTGGTGCTGAGATCTG CGCATCTGTTCTTGAAGATAGTTTTGAGTATCTCGATGCAGCTGTCGAGAGGATTTCAGGGGCTGATGTTCCTATGCCATATGCTGCAAATCTTGAGAGGATGGCTGTCCCACAG GTTGAGGATATTGTCCGTGCAGCAAAGAGGGCTTGTTACAGATCAACTGCTTTGGCCGCAACTGCTTAG
- the LOC121763453 gene encoding uncharacterized protein LOC121763453: MVGCKISKISTDRAMFRRIRLRPLVLQQIAAMRTWRLPARSPKDASSKKRLLLEEKHLENNSVVVATVIGNTYGLKVSTKPKLHPQLEDGHDDDQHRMIARGSPSFRIFFEDAARDVHLHQFGQDEGSKETYSKEEEGSVQKKVRRERNMKRHIKNVILRKRFVKNLNVKGRTYNHPSQ; the protein is encoded by the exons ATGGTGGGGTGCAAAATTTCCAAGATTAGCACCGACAGAGCCATGTTCCGACGAATTAGGCTCCGTCCGCTCGTCCTCCAGCAGATAGCCGCAATGAGGACGTGGCGGTTGCCCGCCCGCTCCCCCAAGGACGCCTCTTCCAAAAAGAGACTCCTTTTGGAAGAAAAGCATTTGGAAAACAATAGCGTTGTCGTGGCCACCGTCATCGGCAACACCTACGGCCTTAAAGTCTCCACCAAACCCAAACTCCATCCGCAACTTGAAGATGGACATGACGACGACCAACACAGAATGATCGCTCGGGGATCACCTAGTTTTCGAATTTTTTTCGAGGATGCCGCACGAGATGTCCATCTACATCAATTTG GTCAAGATGAGGGTTCGAAAGAGACATATTCCAAG GAGGAGGAGGGAAGTGTGCAGAAGAAAGTGAGGAGGGAGAGAAATATGAAGAGACACATTAAAAATGTGATATTGAGAAAGAGATTTGTGAAGAATCTAAACGTGAAAGGCCGTACATATAATCACCCATCTCAATGA
- the LOC121763455 gene encoding mitochondrial import inner membrane translocase subunit TIM8-like, with protein sequence MDPSSMNSPELQNLLAQEKQKAMISEMISKLTSACWDKCITGSPGSKFSSSEANCLTNCAQRYMDMSLIIMKRLQQ encoded by the exons ATGGATCCTTCGTCAATGAACTCCCCAGAGCTGCAGAACCTTCTAGCC CAAGAAAAACAAAAGGCCATGATTAGTGAAATGATCTCAAAGCTTACATCTGCTTGCTGGGACAAATGCATCACAGGCTCTCCCGGAAGCAAGTTCAGTTCCAGCGAAGCTAATTGCCTCACCAACTGTGCTCAACGTTACATGGATATGAGTCTCATAATCATGAAGCGTCTTCAGCAGTGA
- the LOC121765000 gene encoding bidirectional sugar transporter SWEET12-like, with product MSYLDFIFGLLGNFVSLMVFLAPVPTFIQICKKKSTEGFQSVLYVVGLFSAMLWIYYAMLKTDTTLLITINSVGCFVHTAYISFYLCYAPKSARLQPGC from the exons ATGAGTTACTTGGATTTCATCTTCGGCCTTCTTG GCAACTTCGTCTCCTTAATGGTGTTCCTCGCACCAGT ACCAACATTTATTCAAATATGCAAGAAAAAATCAACAGAAGGATTCCAATCAGTGCTATATGTTGTTGGATTGTTCAGTGCAATGTTGTGGATATACTATGCTATGCTCAAAACAGACACCACTCTCCTCATCACAATCAACTCCGTTGGTTGTTTCGTTCACACGGCTTACATCTCTTTTTATCTTTGTTACGCCCCCAAATCGGCTAGG CTACAACCGGGATGCTAA
- the LOC121764818 gene encoding TPD1 protein homolog 1-like isoform X2 has product MSSQEFILVLFSTINSDISVKTHNTISLRVDTKLEDLVAWGKGKGREREKGAVEPNRIWSDQCSKSDIMIIQGATEALPNGIPVYTVEISNTCVSGCDISAIHVSCGWFSSARVVNPHVFKRLRFDDCLINDGKALRNGRTLSFQYANTFRYALSVSSVRCS; this is encoded by the exons ATGTCTTCCCAAGAATTCATTTTGGTCCTTTTCTCCACCATCAACAGCGACATTTCAGTGAAGACTCACAACACAATCTCTCTTCGCGTAGACACCAAGTTAGAAGATTTGGTAGCTTGGGGAAAGG GAAAGGGACGTGAGAGAGAAAAGGGAGCGGTGGAGCCAAACAGGATATGGAGCGACCAGTGCTCGAAATCGGACATAATGATCATCCAAGGCGCGACGGAGGCGCTGCCGAACGGGATTCCGGTGTACACGGTGGAGATCAGCAACACCTGCGTCTCCGGCTGCGACATCTCGGCCATCCACGTCAGCTGCGGCTGGTTCAGCTCCGCCCGCGTCGTGAACCCTCATGTCTTCAAGCGGCTCCGCTTTGACGACTGCTTGATTAACGACGGGAAGGCGCTCCGTAACGGCAGGACACTCTCTTTCCAGTATGCTAACACGTTCCGTTACGCCCTCTCCGTCTCCTCCGTTAGGTGCTCGTGA
- the LOC121764818 gene encoding protein TAPETUM DETERMINANT 1-like isoform X1, with the protein MNRQSSSPLLWRRRLSSFTAVFAVTSVLLLTGIYTTDKKIMKLWPVLSETKIKSSTSITGNNHQIVSLSHRKLLNNGKGREREKGAVEPNRIWSDQCSKSDIMIIQGATEALPNGIPVYTVEISNTCVSGCDISAIHVSCGWFSSARVVNPHVFKRLRFDDCLINDGKALRNGRTLSFQYANTFRYALSVSSVRCS; encoded by the exons ATGAATCGCCAATCATCATCGCCATTATTGTGGCGCCGGAGACTTTCTTCATTTACGGCGGTGTTTGCCGTTACTTCCGTGTTGCTACTCACTGGAATCTACACTACAG ataaaaaaatcatgaagttaTGGCCAGTTTTATCGGAGACGAAGATCAAGAGCTCAACCTCAATCACCGGGAATAACCACCAGattgtctctctctctcatcgcAAGCTGCTAAACAATG GAAAGGGACGTGAGAGAGAAAAGGGAGCGGTGGAGCCAAACAGGATATGGAGCGACCAGTGCTCGAAATCGGACATAATGATCATCCAAGGCGCGACGGAGGCGCTGCCGAACGGGATTCCGGTGTACACGGTGGAGATCAGCAACACCTGCGTCTCCGGCTGCGACATCTCGGCCATCCACGTCAGCTGCGGCTGGTTCAGCTCCGCCCGCGTCGTGAACCCTCATGTCTTCAAGCGGCTCCGCTTTGACGACTGCTTGATTAACGACGGGAAGGCGCTCCGTAACGGCAGGACACTCTCTTTCCAGTATGCTAACACGTTCCGTTACGCCCTCTCCGTCTCCTCCGTTAGGTGCTCGTGA
- the LOC121764857 gene encoding TPD1 protein homolog 1-like codes for MNRESLSKLFAVTSLLLIIGIFTTEKKNSSTSTSTSINGEETIISLITHRKLLNTGEERENGVEPNRIWSDKCSKSDIMIIQGATPPLPNGIPTYTVEISNTCVSGCDISAIHVSCGWFSSARLVNPHVFKRLRFDDCLLNDGKPLRNGKTLSFQYANTFRYALSVSSVSC; via the exons ATGAATCGCGAATCGTTATCGAAATTGTTTGCCGTCACATCGTTGCTTCTAATCATTGGTATTTTCACCACAG AGAAGAAGAATAgctcaacctcaacctcaacctcaatcAATGGCGAGGAAACGATTATATCTCTGATCACTCATCGCAAGCTGCTGAATACTG gagaggagagagaaaatggcGTGGAGCCAAACAGGATTTGGAGCGACAAATGCTCGAAATCGGacataatgataatccaaggcGCGACGCCGCCGCTGCCGAACGGGATTCCGACGTACACGGTGGAGATCAGCAACACCTGCGTCTCCGGCTGCGACATCTCCGCCATCCACGTCAGCTGCGGCTGGTTCAGCTCCGCCCGCCTCGTCAACCCGCACGTCTTCAAACGGCTCCGTTTCGACGACTGCTTACTTAACGACGGGAAGCCGCTCCGTAACGGCAAGACCCTCTCTTTTCAGTACGCCAACACCTTCCGTTACGCCCTCTCCGTCTCCTCCGTTAGCTGCTGA